The DNA segment tcgattcccggccacctcaaatgacgttgtgttttAACACAATGTCGAGCAAGGCACTTTCCACTTTCCACCTTgctttggggagaatgtccctgtacttactgtaagtcgctctggataagagtgtctgctaaatgactaaatgtaaatgtatctcaCAGCTGACCAGCGTGTTTGATTATCCAATGTGTCCCTGCACCACACTACTGGGTGCGAGGGGGTGggcatgggaggaggaggaggaggagggggggcacaggCCATGCGTGACTCTGGCAAATGGTCTCTCGTCCTCCGATTGGTGGAGGGGATCCTGAGATTACCCTGAGCTCTGAGAGGGGCTTGGCACCAGCTGTACCGGGGGCCTAGAAATAGCAAACCAACTCGAGGCTTTCTCAGCATATAGGAATGGGATGCTGGAACAGGGATGCTGGCGTGAAAGGGGCCTAATAGAGAGCAAGGGAATGCCAGCTCTGTAAGGGCAGTTTCTAGGTGTAACATTCAAATACTTTTTGGGGCCTCTGTTAAGATATTCTGGCGCTTGAACGCTGTTTATGAGCAGATGTGATATACATTTTATGGGTAAACCCCAAGTAAATAAACCCCCTGGtattcaacaaaaaaaacacgtcCACACAATTTCCATTTTCAAACTGGAGAAATCCCTCCCCCTTTTTCTACGTATACATATCATTTAGCTTTCGGTCttgcttttctttctctttcttccatGTGGCTTTCGGTGCTTGACTTATATCGAGAAAGCAGCAAGCCACCACAGGAAGGCGTGTGGCATATCCTGCAGTTGTTGTGGGTAGagctgagagaaaaagagaaaaacagataCGAGCAAGCCTAACTGTAAACGTCTCCAGTCACACACCCTGCTTAGCCTATGTCTAGACTGGCTGCCTTCAATTCAGAAGGAGACATAACAAGGGATTGTGAGAGCAAAACACCAGCCAAATCCAGTCAGAATGATTAGGAAACAAAAGTTTCGAGTCTTAATTGTTGCTGAAGGAGGACCTTTGGGGTGTGTACCCCACAATTATAAGATTTACATGTTTTGGTGGCAGACCATGACAATGTACCCCATGCACCTCTGGGGGTTTCAGGAAGACCATTGTTTGTGCTGGGCAGTAACCCAGCAACAGTTACTCTGCTGACTGCCAACATGGGGCACATTCTAAAGATGACATGGGCCCACTCCACACCACTTCAAATATGTTATCAGGGCTTCCAACTAAAGCAAGAGCCATTgttaaaacaaatatatttaaACTGAGAATGCTACCATACTGTGCTTCAGTTGGGCAATAATGAAACTAATGAGACTGAACTAAAAAAGGGACATTTTAGTGGATACAGTTGTCTAGTGTTGACAATAGGGTTCAATAAATTATGTTGTGCCATCCTGTAATAGTTCTAATAAACACCTAAACAATGAATGTTACACATGTCCATGACAATCCCGTAAGATATCAACCATGAACTTTGAGCCCTAAGGCTAAGTGTGAACCGTATGCTAACCAAGCGCCATCTAAACATTATTTTCAGTTGGATTTTATTAACTACATTTTGTATATTTTCTGTTGCTAGTCAGGCCATAATTATTGTTAGGAGCCTTTTCCATTTCATATTAGTTTTTGCGTCAACTAGGCAAATTGAGAGCAGATGATAGTCACTATTGAAGCTGTCCCTCTGCCTCAAGGTAAGCATAGATTAACCTGGTGGTGCTCCTCccccaaccacaaacacacgtctGCTGCCTGCTTTGGTCATTACAAATCTTTTTCCAGAACTCCTGCAATAGGTGGCATCCAACACAACCTGTCTTCACTTAATATCGGTCACATGAATTCATTTGTATACACAATCTTTGGAACCTTGGTCGTAAAACATTAGGTTTCCCCCCACATGCTCAACGGCACTGAGAACAGGTTAACTAGCTAGAGCATTTCACTTCCTTTTCTGCATGTGGAGAGTTGAGCAATAAATGCAAAAGCAGGCCACACTTATGTCCAGGCTGTCTTTATTGATCCTCAAAACGccctcacaaacacaatccAACCCCATCCATCTCCACCACAAAAAGGTAGAAGATTAAaaagaaacaaataaataaaatctgCATGATTAAGGCGGTTCTACATCTTCCATAGAACAGACAGTGTAATCCTCTCTGTAGTTCGGCGGCTTCATACAGTACAAGCAGTAggttgagtaaaaaaaaaaaatcaacttcACACCGAAAAGAAGCCATACCCGCCACAGTGAACTATCCAATTCTGATGGTCTCCCATTCAAATGCATGAGATCACATTCCAGTTTGAACCTCTGTTCTCAGTGGCAAGAGAGAACCTCCAAACTCAAAGAAATCCATGTTGGGGAAGAGGGTTTGTTTTTACAGCGAAGCTAAAACCATTTTCCAATTTCCTCAAATATTTTAAGAGACCTTAACCACGGCCCTCCCcaatcccccccagccccccccccctccccaaaacaTCTTGATCCTCTGCTGAAGATCTCAGTCGGTATCTGGTTTTGTTCTATATTAATTTCTCTGACgagtaataaataaatacattttttactGCTAAACTGCCATACAGTCCAGGATGAGAGGCAACACAGCGTCTTAACATTGATCGTGAGTGGCTTCTAGGGGGGTCTCAGCAGTTTGTTACATTCAtgtcctggagagaggagagaggaggcagggggcaggaccAAACCCGATAAAGAGCCGCGTGTGTGGGCCGTCGGCACTAACGAAACCCCCAGCGCTGTCTCGTAGCACATCCAGAGTtagcctccctctcttctccccctctcactgcaCCCTGGCCTGGGTACCGAGAGAGGCACACGAAAACGAGAGATCCGAGCGGTTAGCCATTAGCACAAGTCTCGCGCCTccgttcccccctcccccccccccctccctccccggcGTCTCTTCTCTCATAAGTACAGTCAGGGGCAGCTGCTCTGCGCCTCAGCAGCTGACTGTGCTGGGCTGCTGTTTGCTCACAAAGTCAGAGATAAAGTCAAAttcattttgacccaggaagagTTCGGGGAGCTCCTGGACCCGGTCGAGGCCCAGTTCCATGACCAGGGAGGTCAGCACCTCCTCGTCGATCATGTCCGCGTCCATGCCGTTGAGGGCCAGGGCCGGGCCTGCCATGTGCTGCATGTTAGCCAGCTGGGCCGGGCCCATGCGGTACTGGGGCCCGCCCCCCATGTGGTTCCCGTTCATAGGCCCCAGTGGGTGTCCGTGGTACTGGGTGTTGAGTTTCTGCAGGTGCATGCTAGCCATGAGCTGCTGGGACGTCATTCCCCCGTTCATgaactgttgttgctgttgcgGGTGCTGGGCCTGTTGTggatgttgctgctgctgttgttgttgttgatgctgctgctgttgttgttgttgttgttgttgctgctgcggTTGCTGGTGCATGTGATGATGCTGTTGCTGCTGTGCCTGACCGTTGTACATCATGTTCCCAGGGGTCATCTGGTGGTGGTGGCCCATCTGGGCTCCGTTCATCCCAGCTACCATGCCATGTCTCTGCCTCATGGCCGCCTCCATGTTGGCTTGCTGCGGACCGCCGCCGCTGTAGTGCTGCATCATCTGGCCGTTGGGCAGCGCCCTCATGCCAGGCTGGGCGCCGTGCTGCTGGTGACCTGCCTGCAGGCCACCGTTCATGCCCATCCTGTAGCCGTGGAGACCGCCGCCCGTCGAACCGTGGTTCATGGGCATCATCAGGTGGTCCGCCATGCCGCCTTACTGTCGGggtgcagagaggaagagacacggTTAGGTCACATGACTTGATGGGTATCACGGATGTGGTTGGTTTCTCCCCGTTAGGCAGAGGGGATGTGCACACCACACATAACATGTGGCAGCGGGGTCTTTCAGTAGAGTGGCTGGCTCTAGGTTGACATTGTTGTGCCTCTGCCACTGGCAAATTTACTGGCATTGACATATTAATGGCTATCACGAAAGACGAGTCGGTTAAATGCATAACATTAGCTCACTGCCATGTTGTCCCGTTGGGTTGGTAAAGATTGGGGATAAGTAGTTCAAAAAACAACCATTGATCTTGAGCTACACTTGAACGATGTGATTTTCCAAAATTGTTACAATGCTCCCGGCTACATTGTGGGCTATTCGCGGCCAGATTGCATGAGACGCTTCCTGACAAAAGGTCTGCCAAGCTTCTTGTCATCCATAAACAGGAATAGACGAAAGACCCTTTTTCGGTTTAGTTGCACATGGCCCCCTTTGTGTCTACGACTAAAATGCAGGCAGGCGATAGTCAACATCTACTCTACCTACACAACTGGAAATTCGGATGAATGAATCCGAATCCGAACACCAGACACATAGCCTACACAACATTCAAATTAAATCGCTACTGGTTTAAATTACCTCTACGTGGCCTTCCAATTCAGacgaaaagaaaagaaaatttaATTTTACGTACGGATGGAAGAATGCAACAAAGAAACATCCTACCACATCTCTCAAACAACAACCGAGTCGCTACGTTCCGTTCGTTGTAGTCATAATGTTAGTCAAATATAACAACTATTCAATTCACACTAAAAATCCTTTAGTAAATAATATGTTTAACAAGTTTCGAGAAAATGTGTAAATGCATAGTCGATTTACTCGCGTATTTAAGAGAGAACGGCAAACAATGGAACGGCCACCCCAagacattcacacagacacaacagttCCCGAATTCTGCAATAAAATCTTTGCAACAAACACTCACCCAAATCCGCTCGGGTTGTAAAGTTGAGCGACTTGCTAGTGCTACAATTTCTTATTCAGGTTTCGTTCTGCAAGGCGAGGTTCCTCTGGATTACAATCTGTATTCCACAGGGTTACACTTCATGCTCAAACGGGGACTATGCACAAAGACTGCCGCATCAGATCTTGAAACGACTGCCTATTTTCTGGGTCAACTCAGGGATTATGTACATCTAAAAAGCTCAGAGGAAGGcagtgggggagaggtggagctaCAGTCCAGCCTCTTCTTTGTTCCTATTGGCCCTTCTTAATATAATTGTGCATGGGCAGAGAAAAAAACGGCGTGGAGTACTGTGACACACCAGCCAATTTAAATAACTCTTTTTTTATTCACACATTACCCCTCTTGTCTTCATGGATTACTGTGTGGGTTTGAGTTTAAGTTACTGTTAGCCATGTTTTAGGCTAATGCATAATTGGTGAGTGCTGAATAATGTAGCTGTTTTGTTCATCACAATAGACAGATacatagacagatagatagataaatagacagatatataaatatatagataCACAGATGGATACATAGATAggttaattatatatataatgtaGGTGTACATGCAGGTGTGGGCTGCGTGTACTAGCTTGTGCGTAAACCcattgtgtgcacgtgtgtttgtgtgtgcagcctCAATGTGCATTGTGCACTGTGTTGCCCTATGCCagcgagtgtgtgagagtctcaTCTCCAAGATCACTATGTGTCCATGTGACCCACCAGGCTGCTGTGTACTGCCTGATCAGGaggcaagggtgtgtgtgtgtgtgtgggggggggggggggggggggtagggaggggggggggtagagcagGCCAGTGGAATGCCTGTGCTATTCTAGGCCACACCGGCTGCAGAATGTACTGCTGtggctgctggagagagggagagagtgagggagagagagggagagagtgaaggagagagagagacagagggagagagagagggagggagggagagagagagggggggagaggggaggagagagagagacgggagagagagagagagagagagagagggagggagggagggagagagggagagagagagggagggagggagggagggagagagtgtgttctgCAGATGCACGTGCCTCTTTGATTGCCTACTCTAGGACAAGGACGCTGTCCTGTGATTGCAGATGAACGCCGCTACTTATACGGTCGGAGAGCAAATCCGGATCTTGAAGAGCTCATCTGTTGATGGGTAACCAATGCGCTGCGCTGTCGTTtgtgtcattgtttgacattggCCGGTCACTTTAAGCTTGTGGTAACGACTCTGCCCTGGGTGTGGAGTGTTGATTAAACTCACCCAACCAGTCCGTTCAGACGAAACAGAATCAACTAATTCTCATTGAGGTTTGATGGCCCTGTCTGTTTACTGAATGTGCCATTACGTACAAGGTCATAtctaacagacacacatttacatctGCATTGGCACTTTCTTTTGTTCTTTGCcaggaacaccccccccccccccatatgccAATTTGCATAAGAACTAGTTAACCTTATCATGCCTGTACAAAAGTACCACCAGACCTGGACTTTCCTTTGGGGGTCCAAGCGATTCAAATGGTTTACTGATCAGCAGCAATAAAAGAGAAAGTGATGTAACTGTAAGATATTCTTTGTACACACCACAGTGTGGCCTGCTTAAATGTAGAAATCCCAAGTACATTGCACATGGAAGGTAGCCTCCAGTCCCATCTATTTCAATTTGTCCCATGTTCTGTTTTGTATTCTGACCccgctggtctctcctcctctttctcgccACGGCCCAAAGGTTGGGGGAGGAGCTTCCAAACAGCCTGACCGTTGCTATTGATTTAAgcctagtatgtgtgtgtgtttgtgtctgcgtgtgtgtggttgtctgtgggAATGCAAGGTTCAGTTCCTATTTCACAtattgtgtcttgtgtgtgtcatGGAAGCCTGTGTAGAGTAGAGGCTtgttccccccttcccccatcccCATCAACAGTTCAGTCAGTTTCTCCACAACATTCACACACCGTAATGTCCATTATTACATGTGCCAACAACAGTCTCCTATGTATTGTTGTCTGTCCAGACGCCTGGTGAAAGCCCTTCTTGGAATGCAGTTTCTCTGTTCTGTTGTAGTTGGAACTCcaggttacatttacatgtagtcatttagcagacgctcttatccagagcgactgacagtaagtacagggacattcccccgaggcaagtagggtgaagtgcctttcccaaggacacaacgtcatttggcacggctgggaattgaaccaacaaccttctgattaataacccgactaaccctaacccgaccctaaccctaacccaggttaTTAAAGAACATtgttttccttctccctctccagaaTGTGGGCGTGATTTTGGTGTGATCCCT comes from the Osmerus eperlanus chromosome 7, fOsmEpe2.1, whole genome shotgun sequence genome and includes:
- the cited4b gene encoding cbp/p300-interacting transactivator 4b; this translates as MADHLMMPMNHGSTGGGLHGYRMGMNGGLQAGHQQHGAQPGMRALPNGQMMQHYSGGGPQQANMEAAMRQRHGMVAGMNGAQMGHHHQMTPGNMMYNGQAQQQQHHHMHQQPQQQQQQQQQQQQHQQQQQQQQHPQQAQHPQQQQQFMNGGMTSQQLMASMHLQKLNTQYHGHPLGPMNGNHMGGGPQYRMGPAQLANMQHMAGPALALNGMDADMIDEEVLTSLVMELGLDRVQELPELFLGQNEFDFISDFVSKQQPSTVSC